ctatgacagcaacagcaggaaagcagaagccaaacaggactggatgaacaaaatcacagcagaggatccaaaATACTGGCAGAGACACACAGAGATCAATGTTGGTAATGAGTTGATTCTCAAACACAGCCTTGAAGTTCTTAAgaagcgtttcaaccaaactggaggtttgtttatgttgaactttctactacttaaatgtatttgatgtactctttttatactgtagtaaacacacattactgcactgatacttgtctctgtccatcccataataacctacactaatagtgtgtgtgtgtgtgtgtgtgtgtgtgtgtgtgtgtgtgtgtgtgtgtgtgtgtgcgtgtgcgtgtgtcactctgctttacaacactgtgtgtgtctcaggtgttCACATTCTCCAGATGATGActggatgtgaatggaatgatgagactgatgaagttaaaggttggCAACAGCAaggttatgatggagaagatttcatatcgttggacatgaagacatggacatttactgcagcaaaacaacaagctttccccaCCAAACTCAATTGGGACCAGGACAAACATCTACTAGAATACAATAAGTTTTACTACACTGAGGATTGTCCTTCTTACTTGAAAAAGCATGTGAACAATGGGAAggaggtcctaatgagaacaggtagaaacacaacatgtactttcaccttttaacttgttagcactccccctataggaacattactgacattacaccgtctctttatactcttctctttctctcaccttctctccatctttaccttcattctaaccttctctccatctttacctttgttctcaccttctctccatctttacctccactctaaccttctcaccatctttatctcattctcttcttctttccatctttacctccatcatcaccttttctccatctttacctccactctaaccttctctccatctttacctccatccacacgttctctccatcttaaACTGCGTTCTcacctctccatctttacctccattctctccatctttatatcCTTCTCTtgatctttacctcattctctccttctcgcCATCTTTACCTTATTCTCTCCATCcctccatctttccctccatcctcACCTATCCAACTTAACCTCCATTCTCAGCTTCTcttcatctttacctccgttctccctttctctccatctttacctccattctccttttctctccacctttacctccatccacaccttttctccatcttttcCTCCAtctacaccttctctccatctttatctccactctaaccttctctccatctttatctcattctcttcttctttccatctttacttccatcctcaccttttctccatctttacctccactctaaccttctctccatctttacctctgttctcaccttttctccatctttacctcttttctccccttctctccatctatacctccattctctccatatttacctccatccacacgttctctccatctttacatcaTTCTCTCCTCTCCATCTTTatatcattctctccttctctccatgttTACCTTATTCTCTCCTTCCCTCCATCCTCTCCTTCTATCcaactttacctccattctcaccttctcttcatctttacctgcgttctccctttctctccatctttacctccatccacacgttctctccatctttacctccatccacacgttctctccatctttacctctgttctcgccttctctccatctttacctctgttctcgccttctctccatctttacctccgttctcgccttctctccatctttacctctgttctcattttctgtccatctttacctccatccactctCTCACTCCATTTTGACCTCCGTCCACAAGTTCTCTCCATATATACCTCCGTTattaccttctctccatctttacttccattctccccttctctccatctttacctccatccactctctccctccatctttacctctgttcacaccttctctccatctttacctccgctCACACCTTttgtccatctttacctccgtccacaccttctctccagctTTACCTCAATCTAGACTttctttccatctttacctccatccactctctcactccatctttacctccattattACCTTTTCTTCCATATTTACTTTAATCTACACTTtctgtccatctttacctccatccacaccttctctccattttAACCTCCGTCCACAaattctctccatatttacctctgTTATTACTTTAtctccatctttactttaatCTACAATTtctgtccatctttacctccatccacaccttctctccatctttgcctccatccacaccttctctccatctttacttccatccacactttctctccatctttacctccatccacaccttctttccatccacaccttctctccatctttacctccatccacaccttctttccatccacaccttctctccatctttacctccatccacaccttctctccatccacaacttctccccacgttgtcctgtgttcacacgtgacatcacttcctgtgcagagcttccagaggtgttcctgctccagaagacgccgtcctctccggtcagctgcatggcgacaggtttttaccccgacggtgccgacctgttttggaggaaagacggcgagcagatcttcgaggacgtggagcacggagagatactccccaaccacgacggaaccttccagatgtcggtggcgctgaaagtggaggtgacggccgacgtggagggcaagtacgaatgtgtgtttcagctgtcaggcgtcaaggaggacttggtcaccaagctggagagaagaagcatcctgagcaacgcaagccatgaaggtgagaaagacacatttagttggagatgtttcccatcacaagtccacctgtcaccattattgatccatgtcaccatgacaacgcttgacgtctgcatgcaaagtagtcatgaaggtttcctcttcatgctttgtcactccacttgtgcttttttgctctccacagacaacttgagcgtcgccctcgctgccacggcggcggtcctcgctgtggcggccatcatcatcatcatggtcatggtcaggcgtcacagaaacagacaaggtgagggacgccaatgtcctctgtcttcttcttctcggtgcactcggtccaggccgtgagttgatgctttcatccgggctgcaaaggtgcggccatcttttagttgccttccagccaaacactcaaagatccacagagacagagcgcacactctcacgtagaaacacggcgtgacgtgaggggaaaagtccacttcaccttgtttctctttcatttcagcccagtacgatccagctggtaagtaaaacatcttttctttgagccgcaagaaacaaagccgtggtgaagcgtcactcacatggaggtctgatgtggacctttgttacaagtttagccggaaaagcccaactggagctgactccttcacaataaaagtccctcctgtgagcacacgcaatacaaagtctggcatatctcacttttgacaggagtcctcatgatgaggatcagccaaatgagacatcaagtgtgctgactcgtcatgtttccaagtcacacctcaaagatctgatgtgagtgacgaggcaccttctggatgttcttccttcaccgtttgcgtttgtcccgcagctcgccacggcggcgtggagctcgacgagaacgtgcaggcggctgaaggctgagtaagctcacatggactgtctgcacctccaaatgttcttgtgtgaagatgatgttcaacttggattcacctgcttctgtcgggaatgtgctgagtggtcttcttcctccaggatgctttgtgcactggaacacagggagatgtctccatcgctgagggacgtcatcacactcggagatgagatggagatgtgctttgttcttcgtccgactgctcctcacgctattccatgtattcttctttggccgttaaaagactttcaagatcaaacgttggtggctgtaaaatcgcacgtttcatggccttgacgtcatgacgaggatttcttcttttctttcaacggccgctgcttatgatcaatatcacattgtgtcacatctctgtcaataaatccgttttttctccacttgcctcgcactgctttcttggggaccaggaagagtctcagtcataaaaatggtagaagtaggtcatttttatttatgtttgtattttttcattcaacacttaaatcactaaatcaatttcaggtttatccgtccttatcagtcttttttttttcataatttacgccatttttgtcaaaaccttgttttgttatggcaaaagcacaaaataataattttcactcaacgtaattgcaatcttaaatatgtcaataattcataacatcattgattttaattcattattttttttgagcaatgacaattaaaacttgtcccactgaaattattaggatccaaacgggccccactcataaaaataagtcaaacatttatttttactttcaacacttaagtccctcgataaacttcagatccatccctcgtttctgtgacgacctgtcacgtcaggtgtcacgcggtctgtttgcgtttgtgtttatctcctagtcggcactcttattttggtcccacttcctgtttgtctccctgagcccttttccctcctcacctgtcgctgattggcagcctggccacacctggtcatggggtgagggtgatgggtcaaatgcagaggaaaatttcaccacacctagtgtgtgtgtgacaatcattggtacttttactttaatcaactggcttctatttatgcctgcctcgccctccagtcagggctcaaggattgttttgtgaaacgttactttggtttttctgtatgctgcttatgcttctgtgcacttccctgctgcacctccttgtgctccctgtgggaattaaaagactctcacccgcacgtcgtcctcctgtctcctgcatcttggggtcacaactagagcagccatgcaagtacgtgacagcttcttcatttatgtttttttttttttttccctattaGTCAAACACCCTTTTTTTtgtaggataaacacaaaatatcctataaaaatactcttaagtcaaattttgtatgtgacgtaattggagccatgactagtttaaataatttgtaacaacattgagtttgattcattattatttttgagcaatgacagctttaaagagaaaacaacctgcacggcagctttattagactcaactatgcaacttttctttgttccatttcacatgttttcacctcttttattccactatttAGTTGTTTTCTACACTATCTGTAGAATGTGTCGTGTATGAGCTTATATGggacataatgtataatatttctaattgcctttttctttttcatgcctttttaacctgagtctttcaagcaaaatcgttccaaaaatcagcaaacccgcctttcttcttcctccgtcaaaagtaggtgaatccacaaatataaataactacagaccgatttccaaattgggttaatgttgaatgtccaatccaagatggccgacaggactgtcttttgtttgtctgcttgtcaaagtggtctgaatttctatgtgttttagtctctttttttagccgatttaagtaaattgcactagttttaagcgtaacaatcgatgaatgaaggcttacttccaaaaagtggtatttctgactgcttttgttggatttggaaacctggaggcctctgacctgcagaagccgggggatgttttgctagctgaaattttggccttccatctgccacagtctggatctatactagtctcagcttggccttccactacctacagtctgagtcgactggcttcatcttggccttccgtcttccacggcctggatccatcttagcctcagactgactaaagctgggcctctgctagccttagcttggtcttccaactcttgtagcttggacatctgaactttgattattggacctgggtaggtagtaaaacaatttaacaatgactttgacaaaagctctctatttaatattaatgctttttcctggacttgttttctgcaattgtagtggggtacctgaccaggtgctccaccaacctttaactctaccaaacgcaataacaatcacctggtcctttgaaactacagcatttacacaaaggttattgatatccacatgtgggtcagtgctaaataattctaaccagcttcagttatggtgtatttctgtgctaaacagatggttttctccctctgatattactcattttgataatttgaagccaaataatgttgtcatgaggtcaccttgccgtatgaaacggaaaatctttatactgctcttacttctgctatcaggcaatgtgcaaccaaatccaggcccagctttatacaacatcagtactcctgatgaacttagagctagcccatagcaaagcaaaattgaagatgagatctcatatatgtcttatatatatctcctagacataaaagagcactaatcgagaccaaagtagatttctcattcttctcaaatgtagctcctgagaaataaggctcgCAGTGAGCACTGTGAGAGATCTCAAAGTTGTCTAACAGTTATCTCTTTTTCCGATTTCAAcaaagaccaaaatgagagatgaatgagctggtctccaatatgtctcaataatgactcagtgagagatacacatggttttgtttctcactactcactgtttgagttctcagatgtctctttgCTATTTCGACAAAAAGACAatgagtattggtttcaatatgtctcaatgatgtctgagtgagagatatacttggttttgtctctcactgctcactatttgagttgtaATATACCCGTTTTCTggcttggaaaaaataatttcaaaaatgcattttaattgacacagtttaattatacctcaatcatactccagtttatctcacgctaacatttggagaaaataattaattcaggcaatatggatatatggtctgtaatctaaatggtttgtttaaataattttctacttaatttgttgatttcttatccacacgcaatgtacagtaactcagtgactacaattgtgagatttaaaactgaacccaaacaatactgatatgatcacaagacactttttaagagcttttaacatttgtgaactttctagagcagtggttctcaaactcttttaacaaggtaccacttcagaagatatttggctctccaaccaccattataaggactaatattaaaatacagtagcatagtaggcctatgtattcattaaaaaaagacagtggttttattaaacaagtaaatttaataaattggccactgaaatattacacgcaatgcaaaaacataatcaacaatgatactccatatacagtacatatttacagacttttacagcatccacggcaacatcacatcagtgtgtattttcagagcattcataacaatgatcaaaaaattgatttgtggcttcttaggccagttcagttcttaattatctaaaacttttcaagtgtgttggggaaatgaactgcaaacacaatgccaagcatagatgtgaagtcaaggaaaacaactttacccaatatgtcatccaaggatactactgtactggcagaagtttccaataggggaataacataactgcatgtctcatatgttacactatcttgcagcaaagaaaaacctgcatgtttaaattcacgaacgagggcccatttggcacatgaatgtgctATGGTAAAGaagaaatcaatctgtacatactttaaaaaaaaggatgagaatctttcttctgacacactagtcccacaaaacaggcattttatttgtttactttctattggcccGAAACAATAACtggaggatttatgtaatataataagcgatgatgcagagtgggataaaaaaagtttttgaacttctgcacattgtttaagcagtctgtgttcagactatcgggataaagcaacttgaacattttgagcatatcgcttagggccttatcagtgactttatgacagtttacataacccatgatgatcagaaggcactctgccatggcttctgatgcattgtcatgtattggtttgtctgttgtgtccttgaaatttgactcttctgcacactcctcactcaaactatcttcaaatccttcataaaacgtatgtccgtcattgtacatccaatcccctatatcagggagagcttcctcaaatgattgagatgaatcatactcagcatcgacatgtagtttagttgttaggccatcaggaggatCTGTGAGGGCTGTTCTGGAAAATGTTTTTCCATTGTCTTTGATAgtcagaagtagaaatattttcatgtgctgaaattaaaatagaatacaaatcattaaaggttttttataacattttgtcaaaaggcaaaacgtataacatctcaggatatcgctcacattcttacacttaaaagtttgtcatattttagcaggatttgcttcgtgacaaaattcacaacaaaacaatagtcagacacagaagacggtgggtgtacctggcaggtagggagaggcttgatgttccagagtggtacatcctgcacggtcacctgaaggttggatgtgttccatttgaagagcagtgttttgggaTCCCTCAGGAGGCACCGCCTCCTTCAGTGTTATTCTGCTGCTATcccctgacacaaagaagaggaaccaaaaaactcaaaagactaagatttagtaaacacacagcatcaaaccaaacctatgagaaaggatcttgacgagggatgcaacattattgtaaatattacgttacattggtttcaaaattctcacaataatgccgtgatgtgtgacgctatcaaacgagaactccagtgggtgtgtttttttctgacaatattaagtgggctcatctgagaagtaaactcgaTCTCCCATGATAACCCGCGTAGTGTGGGACAACAAAGTTCAAACAGGGGACATTATATAGGGGTgaaaaagtggaagtgtgcaggagtgacGGGAATGTTTGTGCTTCGGTGATccgaggaattgttgctgtgaaatatttctgtgcctataactgtcgtgCTTGTTTAACCTTAAATAAAGTCTGCATAATACAAGGTAAAGCTtgccacgttcatccagaccatttccaagTCGACCCAGAGCTGTTGCACCTCACCAAaggaaatgtggacatgcacaaaataagaaatttgccgacacttcacaccacaatgtctacaataagttagggactatgagtaatatattagaatgagttatATGTTAGAACCATTATTTGGAAAATATCATTGATGTGAAACCAAGACGTAAGCAAGGGACAATatccatttgtgaggtatttacatgattaaaagtcaaattattagttaattcttaagaatcagtattctACAAACTAATACTAACATTTCCATTGCAAATGACAGTTTCTTAggaagttaaaagtaaaaaaacactaaactaaaCAGCAGTGATATAACAATACCAAATtgtcatatcaccgttactgtgaccaaaatgatcactgtttgcattataatcgcagtattgttgaatgtgctaaaaatgtaatcaaacccacaataatacaaagttgtatttaaaaaaaaaaaaaacataccagacaaacacagtatagtttcttggctaaagaaacattattgttctacattagttacactgcaagtttactgttaatgtcagtttaaagacacatatttgaaagttttgttttttgtttgtttttgtgtgttacttgaaattctggaattccgcaccattcctttgcacctGAAATACctgtttataataataaatatgactacaacatatgaacattatgtttgtgttcaattatagtaagtgtgtttatcctaaacattcctgccacttcatttaacaccatccatctatccattttctaccgcttattccctttggagtcgcggggggcgctggtgcctatctcagctacaatcgggcggaaggcggtgtacacccaggacaagtccccaactcatcgcagggccaacacagatagacagacaacattcacactcacattcacacaccagggaccatttattgttgccaatcaacctatccccaggtgcatgtctttggactttgacatttttgtaacaatatcttatTGTGGCTTTAACACTGTGAGGATATCATACagtgaaatgttgatattgttacatccctaatcatgacctgatgttacctaccagccttaacttgaaggtgaaagattcaaaaaacatcaattacacatgctgagattacttatatttcaagtttcattcttcatacgtactactgtaatcagggtaaaagaaagcaatatttccatgcttgttcctgacaaactgtggacagctttttatccttctatctggtctgtaaatctcaatcagaactaatCCATTTAAACAAAGAACACGCACATACATGTAACTTACTTAGCCATTGCTCATCAGTCTCCACATAGGTGGTTGCAGGACGACATGACTGcaggaagaaaaataaaatatcatatatctgctgccagtttaatgcaccacAACTATGCCAGTCTGCTTACCAGctttacagtccttcttgatcatttatttgagtcgacttctttaccagttcttctccatcgttttccaggttttcattttgtcatttcgacactccaatactatgtaaatacagacaaaggttgctggaatatacagtggaacttcttgtaaatgtaaaactctatattatgTCGAAGCAGTGTATGTTCAGTAATTTATATTGTTCATCTTCAAATGTTCTTTGAACATTTACTTCTATCATTGCTATTTCACTATGGGATGTATGAAGTGTAGTTTATCACTTG
The window above is part of the Nerophis ophidion isolate RoL-2023_Sa linkage group LG04, RoL_Noph_v1.0, whole genome shotgun sequence genome. Proteins encoded here:
- the LOC133552120 gene encoding class I histocompatibility antigen, F10 alpha chain-like isoform X1 gives rise to the protein MNLFLFFLLVVQMHSVTPVIHTLQYFLTASSQVPNFPEYVEVGYVDGVQISHYDSNSRKAEAKQDWMNKITAEDPKYWQRHTEINVGNELILKHSLEVLKKRFNQTGGVHILQMMTGCEWNDETDEVKGWQQQGYDGEDFISLDMKTWTFTAAKQQAFPTKLNWDQDKHLLEYNKFYYTEDCPSYLKKHVNNGKEVLMRTELPEVFLLQKTPSSPVSCMATGFYPDGADLFWRKDGEQIFEDVEHGEILPNHDGTFQMSVALKVEVTADVEGKYECVFQLSGVKEDLVTKLERRSILSNASHEDNLSVALAATAAVLAVAAIIIIMVMVRRHRNRQAQYDPAARHGGVELDENVQAAEG
- the LOC133552120 gene encoding class I histocompatibility antigen, F10 alpha chain-like isoform X2 — encoded protein: MNLFLFFLLVVQMHSVTPVIHTLQYFLTASSQVPNFPEYVEVGYVDGVQISHYDSNSRKAEAKQDWMNKITAEDPKYWQRHTEINVGNELILKHSLEVLKKRFNQTGGVHILQMMTGCEWNDETDEVKGWQQQGYDGEDFISLDMKTWTFTAAKQQAFPTKLNWDQDKHLLEYNKFYYTEDCPSYLKKHVNNGKEVLMRTELPEVFLLQKTPSSPVSCMATGFYPDGADLFWRKDGEQIFEDVEHGEILPNHDGTFQMSVALKVEVTADVEGKYECVFQLSGVKEDLVTKLERRSILSNASHEDNLSVALAATAAVLAVAAIIIIMVMVRRHRNRQARHGGVELDENVQAAEG